In Planktothrix sp. FACHB-1365, the sequence GCGATCGCAGTAAAATCACTTAAATTTTACTTAAATTACTCGTAATGACCTCCAATGGCAAAAATATAAACATATTGATCATCAAATTTGTAAATTAGACGATCTTTTTGAGAAATTCTTCTTGACCATAACCCCGATAAATTATGTTTTAACGGTTCTGGTTTTCCGATTCCTTTAGCGGGATCACCTCTCAGCATTTATTTGATAATTTTACAAAGATTTTTATGGAGGTTTTTGTTTTTTTCCCTCAGTTCTTCATAGCTTTCCCAGGTGTTGCCCTCAAATACTAAGTATCTCATCTAGTTCTTCCTGATTGGGAGAGTAGCCTTTATTTTGGGTATGAGTTGCCATAGAATGGGTAATTTGTTCCATTAAATAGCTATTTTGTAAAACATATAAGGTTTCTTGTTGTTGTTCCCAATCTTCAGCACTAATAATAATAAAGTCTCCACTATTTTGATCGATTATTTTAAGAGGAGTATGTTGACTGATGACTTGTTCAAGAAAGCCTTGGATGTTATTTTTAAATTGAATAAACGGGATTGAATTCATTCTTTTCTCACTTCAATGCTTGAGTTACCCTCTTATTATAACTGTAGATCAGCTAAGGCTGTAAATCCTCTTAATGCTTGATTAGAGCAAAAAGCCTCCGAGCGCAATCTAAGTCCCATCAGCACAGTCAACACGAAAGAACCAAGAGACTTACATTTTTACTTGAAATCATCTAAAATATATCTTAGCTAAAACTTGATTGATTGAAAAGATAATCTGAAGGAATTTTATGATGTTAACCCAAACCAACTTAAAACAACAATTAATCACTAAAATTGAAACTGTTCAATCTCAACTTGGAGGAATAGACGGTTCTCCGGTCACAAATATTAAAATTAAACCTGATCTTGCAGAAGAAATTGAGACGATGGTAGTTCAACTAGAAGCTAAAAACCCTAACTATCGACCCTTACTGTATAGTCCTTTATTATTAGATGGAGCTTGGTTACTGCTCTATTCTACAGCCAGGGAAATTCGCAGTTTAGCTTCTCTACCTTTAGGGTTAAAAGTGGGAAAAATCTATCAAATCATTGATGTCAATTCTCGGCAATTTTTTAATCAAGCCTTTGTTAGACATCCATTAGGATTAATTTCCGGTTATGTTAAAGTAACGGCTACCTTTGAACCCGTTATTGATGATAATAAGTTACCCAATAATCGCCTGAATGTTTTCTTTCAACAACGCTATATTGCTATTTCTAATATTATAGGGGTTAAGACTCCTCAATTAGAACCCGCCCGTGTTGTCCCCGCCCGAAATCCCGTAGGTCGTATTCCTAGTTTAGAAATTACTTACCTTGATGAAACCTTCCGTATTGGTCGAGGAGGAGATGGAAGTTTATTTGTTTTAATTAAGAGTGAATTAGAGTAAGTTTTAATTGGTGCGTGGGATGCAGCTTACGCACCCTACGTTAATTATTTTATGTGTAATATTCAATGAAACGGTTATTTTATCGCCTGTTTTATTTCAGTTATGCCGTTGAACAATCTCGCAAAAAACGATTTACAAATCGGGGGTTAATCGTTCTTGCAGGCGTTGTTGTTACGGCTTTATTAGGGTTAGATACCAATCAAAGTTTAACTTATCAAATCTTTACCTTTTTAGTCTCTCTTCTGATCATTTCTCGGATTTCAGGCTTATTTTTTCGCTTCCATTTTCATGCCACCCGAACTTTACCCAGATTGGCAACGGTAGGTATTCCTTTTAAATCTAGGATTATTATTCATAATAACACAAATAAACCTCAAATTGGATTACAAATTATTGAAAATTTTGCTGATCCTCGTCCCACCCTGCAAGAGTTTCTGGAAACTCCAGAACCCAAGGAAAAACAGCGAAATCCTATTGATAAAATGTTAGGATATTATCGCTGGTTATGGTTAATTGATCAAAAACAATATGCGATCGCAAAACCCCAAAATTTACCGCCTCTTCCGCCCCATCGTTCAACGGAAATAGAGATTCAAATTACACCCTGTCATCGAGGTATTTTGGAACTTACCAGCTTAACGATTTCCTGTTGTGATCCGTTGGGTTTAGTAAATGCTCGAAAAACAATTTATTTACCTCAAAAATTATTAATTCTTCCCCCATTATATCAGGTTCCACCGATTCAGCTTCCAGGTTCGAGACGATATCAATCTGGTGGAGTAACCTTCGCTTCATCTGTTGGAGATTCAGAAGAATTTAGAGCATTACGAGATTACCGTCCAGGAGATTCTTTAAGAAAAATTCATTGGAAAAGTTGGGCAAAATTAGGCAAACCCATTGTTAAAGAAGAACAGGATGAATTTTTTGTCCGTCATGCTTTAATTTTAGATACTTTTCATCCGTTAAAATATAGTGAATGTTTAGAAGAAGCGATCGCCATTGCAGCCTCCCTCGCCTATCAAGTTCAAACTCAAGAATCTTTATTAGATTTAATGTTTGTGGGTCATGAAGCTTACTCTTTTACCTTTGGTCGAGGATTAAGTCATACAGATAAAATGTTAGAAATATTAGCATCTGTTGTTCCTTGTCAAGATAAAAATTTTGATTCTATTATTCCCGTTATTCTCGATAGAATTTCTTTATTGAGTGGGTGTATTTGTATTTTTATTGATTGGGATGAAACTCGAAAAAATTTAATTTATCATCTCAATAGTCTAGGAATTCATACCTTAGTATTAATCGTAACAGACAAGCAAAAATCAGAAAAATCTATAGAGTTAGACTCTTTTAATCTCGATTTAACCACGTTTCATCAATTACATTTAGGAAAAATAAAAGAGGAGTTAATGAAACTATGAAAACCCCACCTTTTCTTTTAGGTGCAACTTTAATTTTTTGGGGATGGCAAACCGGACTGTTAGCGTTTGCTCTACCCATGGCTTTAATTCTTGAAAGTTCCCGGTTCATCCAATGGCGTTGGAATTTCTCATCTCAAGATATTAGAAATATTGCTAATTTTTGTTTAATTTTGGTCATTTTAATTGGAATTATTTTAATTATTAATACCCATTCTATTCAATTTATTTATACTTTATTACAATGGCTTCCCATTATTCTTTTTCCGCTTGTACTTGCTCAAATTTATTCCATCAACGAGACTATTGATATTCGGACTTTATTTTTATTATTAAATTTCTTCTCATCTCCCCACCAAAAACCAGAAGAATTTTATCTAAATTTAACCTATTTCTATTTTATTTTGTGTATTCTATCTACCAGTGCTGTTAATATCCAAGATATCTCATTTTATATCGGGATGTTTTTACTCGTAGCGATCGCTCTTTTCTCCAGTCGGTCTAAACGATTTTCTCCGCTAATTTGGATAGGGTTAATTCTATGCGCTGGAAGTTTAGGACTGGTCGGACAAATGGGACTCCATCGCCTGCATTTAAGCTTTGAACAAGCTATTATAGAACAATTAAGCAGTTTATCGTTTCAAGATGCTGATCCCTTTCAAAAAAGTACAGCCATGGGTGATATTGGAGTATTAAAACTTTCTAACAAAATCTTCTTTAGGGTGGCGACAGATGACCCAGAAACAACACCCATTCTTTTAAGAGAATCTACCTATAATAAATATAAATCATCGAGTTGGTTTGCAACGGATTCTCAATTTAAGTCAATTCAACCTGCTCAAAATCTTACAACCTGGCAATTAGCACAACAACAAAAAAATTATTATAAAATGATATTTACTGGGGGATTAAATCGTAAAAAAGGATTATTAAAACTCCCTAATGGTACATTTAAACTTAATCAATTACCCGTTTTAAAGGTAGAAAAAAATCAATATGGGACAGTTAAAGTACAAGGAAACCCTGATTTAATGTCCTATCAAATTTTATTTAACCCGACTATTAATACTGATAGTCCTCCTACTGAAGACGATTTACAAATTCCCCCATCCGAAAAACCAGCAATTTCTCAAATTGTTCAACAACTCAATTTAAAAGGAAAACCCCCCCAAGAAATTTTAAAGCAAGTTAAAGGGTTTTTTGAAGATAATTTTAGTTATTCTTTGCAATTATTAGGAAAAGATCGAGGACAAACACCCCTTTCTAGTTTTTTACTCAAAAATCGATCTGGACATTGTGAATATTTTGCTACCGCAACAGCATTATTATTGCGAGAAGTAGGAATTCCCACCCGTTATGCAATTGGATTTTCTGTGAGTGAATTTAGTGCTTTAGAGAATCAATTTATTGTTCGAGGTCGGGATGGTCACGCCTGGACTTTAGTTTATATCGATGGAGTTTGGCAAAATTTTGATACCACTCCGGGGGGATGGTCAGCTATTGAAGATGCTGCTGCGCCTCAATGGGAAATAATAACAGATATCGGGTCTTTTGTTGGGTTTCAATTGACTTTATTTCTAAAATACATATCAACTCTAAATCTATTAAAATATAGTTGGTTATTGATGATTCCTTTAGTGTTAATAGTTATTCAGTTTTCGTCTAAAAAACGAGTCCACCGTTTAACTGCTAAAAGAATATTATCAAAATCTGTTTTTTCCGCTCAACAACCGGGTACAGATTCCGAATTTTATTTAATTGAGAGAGCTTTAAATGAATTAGGCTTTTTTCGCCATTCTTCCGAGTCGTTAAAATATTGGATTCAACGGTTAAAACAGGAGTTACCTAAAAACCCATTAATAGAGGATCTATCGGCTATTGTTGAGCTTCATTATCGTTATCGTTTTGATCCTCAAGGAATTAATAATACGGAAAGAGAGGAATTAAAAGTGATGATAAAATCTTGGTTAAATCGTTATCAAAAAAAGGAATAAGCTGCTACACAATACCAACAGATAGCAGCTTCAATTATTTTACTTCAGGACATAATAAGCTAATACACTTTGAACTTCATAGATATTTAACCGTCTGTTAAACTCTCGTTCAATGGGTGTAGAACTTCCAGATATCCAGATTTTTAACTCTGCATCTAGGTCAAAGTGTCCCGATGTTTCAATGCTAAAATGAATAATACTGCGATAGGGAATAGAATGGTATTCAATTTTTTTTCCTGTGATTCCTTGTTTATCAATAAAGATCAATCGTTTATTTGTGAATACAATTAAATCCCGAACTAACTGATAACCTCTCTCGATAGACTCACCCTCTGCTAAAAGTTTCGTAAGTCCCTCTTGTAGCTTTTGTGAATCGATTTCAGATGCGTTACCTAATAAGCCATCGATTAATCCCATCATTAACCTCCAAACAGAAATTGATGCCTTCGGATTTTAAAAGTTATGTTTATTATAACAATTCTATTTGATGGCGGCTTTTAAGCAGTGCGAGCGTCCTCGCTCGCTA encodes:
- a CDS encoding Txe/YoeB family addiction module toxin; its protein translation is MLRGDPAKGIGKPEPLKHNLSGLWSRRISQKDRLIYKFDDQYVYIFAIGGHYE
- a CDS encoding type II toxin-antitoxin system Phd/YefM family antitoxin encodes the protein MNSIPFIQFKNNIQGFLEQVISQHTPLKIIDQNSGDFIIISAEDWEQQQETLYVLQNSYLMEQITHSMATHTQNKGYSPNQEELDEILSI
- a CDS encoding PAP/fibrillin family protein; the protein is MMLTQTNLKQQLITKIETVQSQLGGIDGSPVTNIKIKPDLAEEIETMVVQLEAKNPNYRPLLYSPLLLDGAWLLLYSTAREIRSLASLPLGLKVGKIYQIIDVNSRQFFNQAFVRHPLGLISGYVKVTATFEPVIDDNKLPNNRLNVFFQQRYIAISNIIGVKTPQLEPARVVPARNPVGRIPSLEITYLDETFRIGRGGDGSLFVLIKSELE
- a CDS encoding DUF58 domain-containing protein: MKRLFYRLFYFSYAVEQSRKKRFTNRGLIVLAGVVVTALLGLDTNQSLTYQIFTFLVSLLIISRISGLFFRFHFHATRTLPRLATVGIPFKSRIIIHNNTNKPQIGLQIIENFADPRPTLQEFLETPEPKEKQRNPIDKMLGYYRWLWLIDQKQYAIAKPQNLPPLPPHRSTEIEIQITPCHRGILELTSLTISCCDPLGLVNARKTIYLPQKLLILPPLYQVPPIQLPGSRRYQSGGVTFASSVGDSEEFRALRDYRPGDSLRKIHWKSWAKLGKPIVKEEQDEFFVRHALILDTFHPLKYSECLEEAIAIAASLAYQVQTQESLLDLMFVGHEAYSFTFGRGLSHTDKMLEILASVVPCQDKNFDSIIPVILDRISLLSGCICIFIDWDETRKNLIYHLNSLGIHTLVLIVTDKQKSEKSIELDSFNLDLTTFHQLHLGKIKEELMKL
- a CDS encoding transglutaminase family protein, producing the protein MKTPPFLLGATLIFWGWQTGLLAFALPMALILESSRFIQWRWNFSSQDIRNIANFCLILVILIGIILIINTHSIQFIYTLLQWLPIILFPLVLAQIYSINETIDIRTLFLLLNFFSSPHQKPEEFYLNLTYFYFILCILSTSAVNIQDISFYIGMFLLVAIALFSSRSKRFSPLIWIGLILCAGSLGLVGQMGLHRLHLSFEQAIIEQLSSLSFQDADPFQKSTAMGDIGVLKLSNKIFFRVATDDPETTPILLRESTYNKYKSSSWFATDSQFKSIQPAQNLTTWQLAQQQKNYYKMIFTGGLNRKKGLLKLPNGTFKLNQLPVLKVEKNQYGTVKVQGNPDLMSYQILFNPTINTDSPPTEDDLQIPPSEKPAISQIVQQLNLKGKPPQEILKQVKGFFEDNFSYSLQLLGKDRGQTPLSSFLLKNRSGHCEYFATATALLLREVGIPTRYAIGFSVSEFSALENQFIVRGRDGHAWTLVYIDGVWQNFDTTPGGWSAIEDAAAPQWEIITDIGSFVGFQLTLFLKYISTLNLLKYSWLLMIPLVLIVIQFSSKKRVHRLTAKRILSKSVFSAQQPGTDSEFYLIERALNELGFFRHSSESLKYWIQRLKQELPKNPLIEDLSAIVELHYRYRFDPQGINNTEREELKVMIKSWLNRYQKKE
- a CDS encoding PH domain-containing protein; the protein is MGLIDGLLGNASEIDSQKLQEGLTKLLAEGESIERGYQLVRDLIVFTNKRLIFIDKQGITGKKIEYHSIPYRSIIHFSIETSGHFDLDAELKIWISGSSTPIEREFNRRLNIYEVQSVLAYYVLK